GAACCCTCCTGTGTGCTGCACAGCATTCTCTTGTAAGTGATGTGTTTCCCTCCCAGGTCTAGTTCAAGTATTCACGTCCTCGGAGCCCTTCTTCGACCCCTCTATTTGAAATTAGTCTTTTCAAACCTCCAAGCTTCTGTGGTTTGATAACCATGCATTGCGCCTCACACAGCACCTCCCACTCATTGTGGTCTGCATTCCTTACCTGGGTGCAGCTCCAGAGACCAGCTTTGcactcagcacccacagggtgactGGCCTAGTGAGCAAGTGAATCAATCTGGGGCTTCTGTTTCCCTCAGGAACACAGCTCCCAGGAGACCCagccagcagagggtgtcaggattgattctttcctcttccagaggatgttGAAACTCATTTACATATAGACttctccccactttcttttccaGGGTCTCACTTCCTCACCTCACCTGTGGGGTTGATGTCAGGCTTAGAGGAATTCTGTTTGTCTTCATGCTGGGGCAGGGAGGTTGTGTGCCCAGAGCCACGGAGGTTCTGGCCTTGAGGCCACTGGTCTGAGTGCCAGTATGAGCTGTATATGTGTCATCGAGGAGATACACACACCCATGGCACGAAGTCGTCCTCTTTgtccttttgctttcttattcCCCTTTACCAGAGGGCAAACTCATGGTACCCACTTCAAAAATATAGGGATAATCAGAaaggggagggcagggcaggggacaTGGCTCCAGGTCAAGCaggagtttggatctccagaacctaCATACAAACTGGATAAGCATGGTGGTCTGTGTAATCCCAGAGCCCAGGAGCTGGCTAGCCAGAGTAGCCTGTGTAGTATACCCCTCAAGGCTCAGTAAAGACCCCACCTAATACACAACATGAGGAGTGATCAGCAGAGATGTCCTGCAGTAACGtcaggcctccacatgtacattcATGTGTGCCCACACAAAGGTAAACAGACATGtacatacgcgcacacacacaccatgcatgcacaGAGCAGTGATCCTTTTAAAGTGCCCAGCAGCACGGCACTGGCATCACGGGCATTCTGGCATGGGGAGGTCCTTGTTAAATCACCAGTCTGGGCTTATTAGCCAGCGGTTCCTGGGCTTCCTGTAGCCCACACATGAagatgttttttttgggggggaggcagggaatgTGGGAGTGGCTACAGAAGTTACAAAAGATCCAGGATGTAGATTAGCAGGTTGAAGTTGTGATTTTTCTTGAGGCTATTATGCCATTTAAGATAGGCTTAGAAGCCAGTGTCTGAATTAAGTCCTCCACCGTGCTGCTTGCAAGCTGTGTGACTTTATGCAGGATTCCTAGCCTTTCTGTTTCTCCGCTTCACCTCtaccatgaagataatgaaaaCACTTTACAGGCTTCCCAGGACTGATAAATGACAGAACGTGTTGAAAGCGTCGTCTACCTGCCTGGCTAATGCTGGGTATTATGCAATGCGTTCACGCTGGTTTTCACAGCTCCCGGTTTCATCACCGCCTTGTTACCAGCTAGCAATCGGAATTGCCTTCAGTGCCCACATTTAGTAATAAACAACCAATGCCCCTTAAGTGAGACGTCAGCTTCCTCGGCTGCCAGTCCTTGCCCTCTCTCCTCGCTGCTGCCCTGCTCTCTTACTGGTCCTGTTGCTTTGTCTCCAGTTGACTCACCCAGCTCTGGGCCGCTCATTTTACTTTAGTGTAGCTCGGGATGGCCTGAACTTTGAAATTCTCTCCGTAGGTCAAACTGGTCTCAgattcatcctcctgcctcagcaccctgGGTTTAGGGGCTATGTGTATCCCATGAGAGCTGGGTTGTTGACGTGTGACTTTAATAGACACTCAGTGTGACTGCACTATCATCAGGAAGCCTTCCCTAGGCCTTGCTGAAGAAACAgagtcaggaactcaaggtgTGACCGACCATCCGATCCTGGTGCCCACGGAAGCATGTGACCTCTTTAGCATACGTGTCCTGTACCTTTATTACACATGTTGGGTGTCCATGCGAAGTTCAGAGTGTCCACGCCTGTTGCCAGGTCCGTAGAATACTTGGTAAATTCTGCACTCATGGGGTAGTATCTTGTaaatatgtttgtttctgttccgtttggtttggtttttctgggATAGTAGAGCCCCGCTTGGCCTAGGCTGTTGCGTTCCGGGCGATTTCTCCTGTGACAACCGTGTGTGAACTGGACCTGGGAGCTCCACTCAGTTGAATGACTTTATCCCTGTCTACTCGCTCCCTTCTCTGAGCTGAGAGTTCTCACTGcatctctgccctgcccccattCCCACATTGGAGTAATTTCCTGTGGTTTCTCCGGAACATTCCGTGTGTGGTAATTACCCTCCCATCATTTCCCCTCATGGAAGATGTTTGGAGGCCTCGCCCTAATTATCCAGTGCAAATAATTATATCTTAGCTTTTGACAGAAACCCTCAATTTTGCTGTGAGTTCAGCTCACAAACCGACTCAGAgttgctgcttttaaaaaaaaaaaaagctattttggAGTTTATTAAGAAAGGTCTCATACAGATTTAAGCACGGGCTCCTGGGGAAGCTGCAGAAAAGGCAGGGTTATATAGCATTGCACACTGCCCCGGAGCCATGCAAGCTCCTGATCTTTCTCTATACTCTTTCCTACTTGTCTATGGCCAAGTTCTATTATCCCATTCCATAAGTATTCTAGAGTTAGGGTTTGCCTCAACAGTTTAGAGGTTTGCTTGGAGAACGTAACTTTAAGATAGGAGTAGCAAACCTCCTCTCTTGGCTCTTGGTGGCTTTCTTGTACAGCTCatgcttctgctgctgttgttttgagaggCCACCTGGAGAAGCTAGTACTGATGGGCGATCCTCACAGAGACTCTGGTGTGTTGGGATTATACAGGCATATGCCACAGTGCTTGACTGAGTAATCTGCTTTTATAATGGAATGAAGTATTTGAAATTGCAAAAGCCTGATTTGCTATTGAAATTATATCTGGAAATACCCTTCTTCATATTGTATATATTAGTTGTAAGTCCATGTTGAGGAGATTGAAATCGTTATCAGAGGTAAACTATACAGGTTTTGCTCCAGTAAGGATTATTTTTAACAGCATGGCTCAGATGCAGTTGCGTGCCACACAGTGTGAGTCTCCTGTGACTGTAATGTGCTCGGAAGAACAGTGCTAATGCTTTAGTGATGTGTGTAACAACAGTGATGATGTCACTGTGTTATTTGAGAGACCGAGAATCAGTCCAAAGGAGAGCTTGGGAATTTGTAATATCCATCAATGACAGGTTTGACTTGCCCAATAATTGATAACTAAAGCATTTTGTCAATAGTCTTAAAATTCAAGTGTTGAACcctttagttttccatgcctcaCTCCTGGTCCAGCGTAGCCCAGGTGGGTGGCATCCTTCCTCAGCTTGTGTGCGCATGCTATGGAAGAGCAACTGTAGGAAACTCAAGACTAAACTTTCATTTACAAATCTTTCCTTTCCATCCCAGTGCTGCGGAACAAATCCAGAATCTTTTAAATGCTAgggctctgggttttattttattttagtctgtCATCTTAGAGGCTGGACCTGGATATACTATTAAACTACCATCTGTGGCCCTGCAGCCAGCGCCCTGAAGCTCAGGCCACGGCCTGGTGGGATTTACGGTCCCAGCAGTGCTggctctgctgctgccaccaaATATAGTTTTTAACAGTCTCTCTATTGTTCTGTTCACTAGTAAAGATCTGGGAGTCAGAcattggggtgaaaacctgctagctcagagaggctgagaagcaaCCAACCGACCTTCCTTTTTGGCTGGAGACCCCACaagagagcatctctccagcctttctgaaccaaaaagatcagaaaattccaagtcccccctccctcctccttcctgagcatcactctgtcttcctggctcctccaaactctctgtatggctaattcctgtcaactagttgttGGCTCTGCCCCGCCCCCATCCAAGGTTGATTTCATTAGTGCATTCTTGGGTTTTACAGTGCAATCAAATATCCGGAAacacccattgccattgttcttgatgggtttttgatcctactgcacgtgctggctttgggggggcctgggcggtttgggtgctcaacttactaaacctggatggaggtgggtggtccttggacttcccacaggtcagggaaccctgatggctcttcaagctgatgagtgagagggacttaattgggggagggggagggaaatgggaggcggtggcagggaggaggcagaaatcctcaataaataaataaatttaaaaaaaaagaaaaaaaaaagaattgtgagctaacaggccaaaaaaaaaaaaaaaaatatccggAAACAGGGTTCTACTGCTGAGCTGTGCTAGGTACCCTGGAAGCCAAATCTTTTCATGATAAATGAGTGGGAGTtgactttcctcttttttttttctagtgcatCATAATAAGGCCCCTTTGGGCTGGGTCTGGTAGTACACgcagttaatcccagcactctacttgggaggcagagctaggcagatctttgtgagttccaggacaaccagagcaaATTGTATGagcctctcaaaaaaaaaaaaatgcccctttTGACTTGTGTTAGCAAACATTTATTAATTGAACGATGAAATTTTCTCTGTCCATAAACTATACATAGTCTATTTAAGGAGTAGAGGCATAATTAAGCAAATTATCACAAATCATGATGATATACAGGAGAGATACTGCAGAGTTGAAGAGGTGATTGGGGCTGAGACTAGTGGTAGGCTAGGCCTTTGAGATTACAGAGAGTAAGTAATAGCAATTTGGGGTTTCACCTATACATACATGGGAACTTACAAGGTGAGTCAGAGGGAAGGTTCTGTGCACAGTGCAGACACAATCATGGCGTGTTAACAAGAGCGGAAAGGTCACAGAGTGGAAATGCTGTCAACAGAGCCATAATAGGTTCCCTCGTCTCTGTGGCCTCTGAGGCTATGTGAAGAGAGAATCCAAGACTACACCTGGCAAGCTTAGTTAGAGGGAGAGTCCTCGTGTTCTCTAAACAAGTCCAGTAGCAGCATCCacaattccagaaataaaaaaaaaaaagcaactgggcggcggtggcacacgcctttaatcccagcactcgggattaaaggcaagcagatctctgtgagtttgaggccagcctgttcgacaagagctagatccaggataggctccaaaggtacagagaaaccctgttttgaaaaacaaagaaataaaacaataacaacaaaaaaatacgttactttttttaaaaaaaaaaaaattcacaaagaaatcCAGAGAAGTATATGGGCCTAAATAAAATGAATCAGGCTTTGAAAAATCTTCCCACATAGTTATTACCAACCACAGGCCAACAGTTCCCTTGCCAAGATTAGTATATCTGGGTTCTCTGCAGcccattttttttatgtgtgtgtgtgtgtgtgtgtgtgtgtNNNNNNNNNNNNNNNNNNNNNNNNNNNNNNNNNNNNNNNNNNNNNNNNNNNNNNNNNNNNNNNNNNNNNNNNNNNNNNNNNNNNNNNNNNNNNNNNNNNNggtggtggtggtgacatattACAGAAGATACCAAAACTTTGTGAcatgtctgtctttttaaaaaccccATCTTTGGGAAATGTGTTCCAGAATTACAGCAAACTAGCAACAGGTGTTCTATGTTCTATAGACAAACAGTGGGAGAAGTAATTGTTTTCAGCCAAAGGTGCAGACTCTGTGCCCAGGAAGGTTTTGCTGAATGACACCACCTTCCCCCTCCCAGACTGCACGTGACTGTGTCCTGGCTTTGCCCCCAGCACGTGCCTCTTCTGGTGCTCTGCTGAGATGTGGCAGAGCCCTTTGCACTTGTAAGGAAAAAAGTCTTTGGGGATTCCTGTGGGATCATTTTCACCCACTTTGCTTCCTCAGACTGAATCTCTTTCAGCTACTGCCTTTGGCTTTCCTCCACAGGCATTGGAAATACATGTTTATTGGATTCTTCCCACAAATATCAGCACTCTGAAGGCGATAAAAGTTACCAGGATGTTTTGGGAATGATGTGTGTGATAGAATGTGGGATAGTCACTAGAAGGGAAGATTTTTTTAGACACACCTATTACCCATTATTCTTTTCCATAGTCCATGAATGCTCTTCACAAGATGACATCTAGTGGTCATTTACTTTCATAAACATCCTCTTAATGCTAATTCGGTTCGTTCATAAATCTGTGTGGTTAAAATGTGCATAATCTTTTCCAGATTCTAggataataaatgtaaaaaaaatgtttgttccccccccacacacacacacacttttcctatAATGCTTAAATGAAGTCTCCAAGTAAATGATCTTTTTAATTCCCATCCTTAAATAGAAGCAAAGCCAGGAGTAGAATTACCATGTGGGGGAGAACGTTGTCAGGCTAGGATGATGTTGTCTGTATGACTGCTGGGTTGCTCCTGGCTTGATACcgccatccttctccccctcatACACGGTGCCCTTTCTGTGAACTTTTTACATAAGAGTATGTATATTAATGGGTCCATGCAAATGTTCGTTGCTGCCAAAAAGAGAGCTGTTTCCTTAGCAACAAACAGTTGGTTTGCTAGCCAGCAATCGGTCTTTGTAGTTTGACTGTAGGTGTATGGGATTCTGATGAAATGGAATGGGGCAAAGCAGACGAAGAACACAGCTATGACAATAAATACTTTCATCTCCAGCCTTCTGTGTCTGTCCTCCTTACCGGTGAACTTTCTGTAGGAATTGTATACTTTTTTGGTAATGACCACATAAAACAGAAGCATCAGAACAAACACAGTCCAGAAGATGAACTGGCATGCGTGACTGACCATTTGATGCCACACCAGCCCCAGAGGACTCTTCAGGGATGCGCACTTCTTCACGGATGATGGAGTCGCCTCCTTGCTGTTCAAGAGCATGTTTGGCAGGGAGATGAAGAACATCAGGAGCCAGACAAGAATGGAGACTAATTTTGCAAACGCAGGCTTTTTTGCAAAGCATTTCCCGAAAGGCCTGATGATCTTGAGAAATCTGTCAAAAGCGATGAGGCCCAGCATGATGATCCCCACATACATGGTCTCGTAAAagatcacagaagagaaagtgcacACAAAGCCTCTGAGTTGCCAGGGTCCAAGGTGGGAGTCAGAAAGAATTTTGAAAGGAAGCATTAGTGTCATGACCAGGTCTGCCACCAGAGTGTTTTTGAGGTAGACGATGAACGTAGAATTGCTGGGGATGTGGACGAACACCCAGAGGGCCACGGTGTTCAGCAGGAGGCCAGTGAAGAACACCACAGTGTAGAGGGCCGGGAACACCAGCTGTGTCATCCGAGTATCTCTGGGGCACCGCTCCGACTTGTTGAAGCCCTGCATCGCAGTGGCGTTGGCTGTCTCGAGCATCTGCTATTGCAAacgaacatgcacacaaacaaacgaAAACGAAGAGCCCTCGTGACTTGGCAAATACtactttttgtaaaaaaaaaaagcaaagtgcaTTATGTAACACATTCAGCAGATCTGATTCTTGGCTTTGAGCATATATCTCATCTCTGGTCCTTTAAAAGCCCCATTAATTTATACCCTCCTGAAATCCAAACAGTAAGCACTACTCG
The Microtus ochrogaster isolate Prairie Vole_2 chromosome 1, MicOch1.0, whole genome shotgun sequence DNA segment above includes these coding regions:
- the P2ry13 gene encoding P2Y purinoceptor 13; the protein is MLETANATAMQGFNKSERCPRDTRMTQLVFPALYTVVFFTGLLLNTVALWVFVHIPSNSTFIVYLKNTLVADLVMTLMLPFKILSDSHLGPWQLRGFVCTFSSVIFYETMYVGIIMLGLIAFDRFLKIIRPFGKCFAKKPAFAKLVSILVWLLMFFISLPNMLLNSKEATPSSVKKCASLKSPLGLVWHQMVSHACQFIFWTVFVLMLLFYVVITKKVYNSYRKFTGKEDRHRRLEMKVFIVIAVFFVCFAPFHFIRIPYTYSQTTKTDCWLANQLFVAKETALFLAATNICMDPLIYILLCKKFTERAPCMRGRRMAVSSQEQPSSHTDNIILA